Within Spinacia oleracea cultivar Varoflay chromosome 4, BTI_SOV_V1, whole genome shotgun sequence, the genomic segment CAGCCGGGATCTTCCTTCTTAATATTTGCAATTTCATAAACATGTTTCAATGTTACCGATGAAGCGACAATATGTCCAGGGCGAGTACTAGCGGAGTCGATACCTGCAGCTTTTTTGAGGAACCAGGAAACAGTGGGAGATTTGATGACATAGTCGAAGGTTTGATCCTTGTATGCGATGAGGGAGACAGACATGGGAGTATCAATACTGTACTTTTGAGTACGGGCGTTGAAATCCTTGCAAAAAGCCATGAGATTGAGCTTTAACTGacctaaaattgctcccacggGTGGACCTGGTTTAGCTTGAGTGGCGTTGATTGTTAGACGTACTGTCGCCATGACTGGTTTCCTGAGCTCTTTTGCTGCCGCCATTGTTGGAAAGAGAAAACGAAGGTTTCTGGTTTCTGGTTTCTGGTTTGGgttgtgaattgtgattgttgatTTTGGGCTTGGGCTAACTTCGTGGCTTTATTCAATGGAAATTGAATGAGTTGAATCCAGTAATCCACAAGAAAAAAAAGCCTACTCCACTCCCTATTTCCTTCCTTAATGTTTGTTCCTCATTTCATTAATtgataatctaatctaatatatatatatatataaaggggagttttttggagatcatttagagcgtccacgtaggatCTCCATGTCATTGCATATAATTAagttattaactaattaaataaataaataaataaataaataatattagagtCTTGCCACAATAGACTACTTAATAAAGATAGATTTCACAAACTTCTACCatctttttgtatatatatatttcgtacGGCCTTCACCAAAATAATCTCAACCTTCACCAAACGTTCAACATCTTTTATCTCCCCTAAATTCACTAATTTTTGAGGATTTCAATTCCATTGTCTAGGTACTTCTTAGACTCCCTAGAAGAATAAAAAACGGTGTTTGTTTTTAATGGTAATTAACAAATACTCCGTACCACCCTACTAACAGTTTTTATGCCTCCTCTTATCACCCCTACTATCGTTTAATCACACATGATTAAACAATCTCAAGATTGTCTTTAATTTATCCGACACAACGAACTACAATTTAGGTGTGAAAATTACACGTTGATATAACCGGGTTTGCAAGCCTACATGTAGAAAGACACCGGCCCGAAGATCTCCCAATATCATGGATAGTTAGATattagatgttttttttttaaaattagttaTTATAATTTCAATTAGCTTAATGTCAAGAATTCCATCCAATTTttattctccttttttttttacaacttTGGGATTTTGCATAATCACAGTGTCTTAAACTTAGAAGGCTATATTTTAATTTCTCGAGCCTTGACATTCTTGATAGACAACTGAACAGTTTGCTATTAAGAATGCAAATCCAAGGCTATGtatattattttactttttagcATTTTGGTTGTTACGTATTTGTGCTAGAACTGAATTAGGATGCATGTTGAGGCCTTAGACACAGCATACCTCCTCATGGAGGTGTTTGAGATTAACATCAGATGTACTAGAATTGAATTAGGATGCATGTAACTCTTTAAAAGATAAAGAcccggtaaaagataataagagataaagatgaataaaactcagtaaaagataataagagaaaaataaaaatagataaataaagacccgataaaaatgaataaaactcagtaaaagataataagagaaaaataaGAACCGGTAAAAGATAAAATAGATAAgagataattttttaaaaacttaatagataaataaagacccGTTAAACGGTCATACTCATTGATTATAAAAACCATCACTATTTTAATTATCgcttaaagttgaaaaaaaaaactcaaaaaaaaaaagaatttaacccgtgcatcgcacgggctttaaATCTAGTACGAAGTATATACTAGTGGCTTGGCCGCGCGCGGTATGCCAAAAAATAACTAAGTTGTCAATAGCGATAATCTAATGCTCTGTGTGTTTTTATACTGATAACATTGAAATGGTTTGATATCTTATCATGCAAATATATGAACATCTTATGGACAAATGATTTACGATTGGATTTATCTTGAGGAGCAAAGCTTGCAGTGATCTGAAGTCGAGTGAATGCTTCTAAGCATTGCTACATAATCTCACTCCTTTCAACAAAATAATGCTTGATCAAATATAAAAATGTTGGTAtattagagcatctccaatggttataGCTAGGGACTTGCTCGCAATTTTTAGAAATTCCAAGCTACTAGCTTGACCATTGAAGTTGAAAtgataaattagcttggccaagcaaattagcttatttaagctaatttgcttgaaaaaacttggccaatgaaataatattaaattaaattaaattaaaatactccctccgtcccagattagtagttacaatttccttttcgtccgtcccagaatagttgttacacttctaaattaggaatgaccccacaattattaaattgcctctctcttcccactaaatatttttttgtccccacaccctctctcattcaattaaaaaaaataccccactaactcctatcacatctactttttcaataaaataataattgataaccaaacaaccactaatcacctaaaactttgtgcaaatgtaagtgtaacaactaatctgagacggaggaagtatttattGACAAACATGACAATTAAAAATCAAGCTAGTAGCTAACCATTAGGGTACTAACTAGCTAGAAAGGGAAGTAGCTTGAAATATTATGTGGCATGACAAGCTAATTTAGAAATTAGCTTACCGTTAGAGATGCTCTTAGCTAAACGTATGGTAACCAAATTCAAAATGACGAAGAAATCTTTTTATCTTTTAAAATATGTAGTATTTCAATGCAACAAAATCTgaaagatggtgcaattataaaaaaaatgtacaatgagagatattaatggttaaaatagtgcattggcaagcgtgaaatctaagatggtgcaattataaaaaaaaatggaggaagtatatattagTGGCTTGGCAGCGCGCATTGTAAACTGATTCTCTtaaaaacgtttaagctctttaagatatattttgtaAAGATCGGTTGTGTTTGAAAAAGTgaaaactcttttcttttatagaggagttttacctaaggttggATACCCATGTTTCCCTCAACTACCGACTAACTGTTattgctcagtaacatgggcatagttggagagaaataggggagaccaaatcaaacacTATTTGCACGTTTAATTGAAAAGTACTggggagagttttaaggatcatagaaaaaccttttgcttggaaaacaaggaaactgtaatttagaatcctatgtttttatttattaaattcattttatttattaacaaagattttcttgattaaaactcttttataattatagttaatatttttcatttaaaacgtaccaaaatacttttgttcctttcgttccaaacTACGtgtaaacaatattaaatacttacataaatcctaaacataatcTCATATGTtatagtcttcatgttgcacctttaggaagcttcactcgaagtcttcacagtttgttccttctctggaacatcgaggatccacataatatatgaggatctcgccttaggaactcgcctaaggatctcgcctttgtaaacttgttaaatgattaattcttcaatgtagtgtctgacatggatgaaatacttgcatatattccacgttgcttagtttatccaactcaggatctccctaacttagcattatcccgcAAAGGATCTCAGAACCTAATTTGCAACATAACTTTATTAatagtcaggagtttgctttgtcatcatcaaaactttagggtcaacaacat encodes:
- the LOC110802658 gene encoding uncharacterized protein, coding for MAAAKELRKPVMATVRLTINATQAKPGPPVGAILGQLKLNLMAFCKDFNARTQKYSIDTPMSVSLIAYKDQTFDYVIKSPTVSWFLKKAAGIDSASTRPGHIVASSVTLKHVYEIANIKKEDPGCKHLEVESICKSIIGTAKSMGIKVVKELE